The genomic region ATAAAGTTAGTTGATGATAATACCCTTCCCGAAATTGACATTGAAGGCAACTTCAACTACTTTCAGATTGAAGTTGTGAAAAAACTGCATCAACTGCTCAGTGGACTTCCTTCCAGATGCGAGCTTTCGGAAGAAGTGCTCTCAAGCATCAAAAAAGTTCGAATTGAGCATAAAGAAGAATTCTTGCAGACAGTGGATTCCCTTCTCTCTCTCTTAGAAGGACATACTGAGCAGTGGAAACAAATAAGGAAGCTAGCATCGGAAATCAAGATAAAGTTAGTAAAATAAGGTCTTGGAAAACTGCCAAGACCTTGTTTTACCTGAATTATATTCATAATGGTACACTAGGCTGTGACAATGAGAGAGACATTGTAAGGAGTTGTCGAACTATGCCCACTTTTGCGATAAACGGCTTAATTTGCAAAACTCAAGTAATTTAAAGCTACATTACTTTCGAAATTCGAGATAAAAATTCGAGGTGTAGTGGGCGGAAACGTTTCGGCTATCATTCCCATCAATTTCTGGACAACATAGCACGTCGTCCTAAGACCAATTTTCTTTAGCAGTAACACCTTACCATATAACTAGATCCATAACCATGACAAAAACTTTCAGGGGGATAAGAGTTCTAAGATATTCTTCTGATGCGGTCAACCATTCTTCCTACATTTTCATTGATTTTTTCTTTCCATTTCGGGGCCTCATTATTGCTATCAACTAAACAATCACGAATAATTTGTTCAATCATTTTGCAATCTAAGTGATTTCTACCGCTTGCAAACCCCGCCTCAAACAATTCAATAAATTGTGATAAAGTTAAAGGAACAATTTGTAGAGCCATTCTTGAATCGTCTTGACGATACCATACGCCTATTCTAAAAGTCTCAGCGGTATTAGAATCAATTTTATTTGCTATAAACAATCCATAAACTTTTTTTCCAAGCGAACTATAATGGTCAACATATTGTGCTACGTGGCGGCGTACAGGTTCTCCTTCTGCGGCTTCTTGTCTTGAAGAAGCAGTTAGAGTAACCTCTGCAACTACCACAAAATCCTCAAATTCAAAGACCATATCTGGTCCATTTCCAGGTGCCAGCCCAACTGGCTGGAAATCTGCATCAATCTTGAACCTTCGAGCTTCCCAAGGCTTATTAACAAGAGAGTTTATTGCTAGAAACGCCCTCCACAAAGCCCACTCGAAATAAGCTGGCGCTTCCCCTTGTGGTACAATACCACCTCTTCTTGGTTGGGTTAATTCTTTGAGATAGTTAAGAATATCCGCCCATTCCGTTGCTTGTCTTTCAGCATATCTTGTTTCAAGAAGCTTAAACCATTTATCTTCTAGGGAAAGTCTGTACTGTGATAAATCTTGTGCTTCCATTTTGAAGAGGTCAGGAACTTCTACCTCTTGACCATTTTCTTGCAACATTTTGACCAATGACTGAATTGCAACAATTGCATTAGGAGCATTATCAGTCGGAAGAATTGCGCCATTCCACAAAGTTTTGGGGTATTCATTCTCAGGTATGGGTTGAAAAGGTGTAGCTAATATTTGCTCAACAATAGATTTTTTATGGTCTATGATATATAGAGCTTGGCCTCTCTCTATAAACAACCCAGTTAATTTGAGATATCGGAAATTGCAGTCAGCGTATGTATAAATTGTATCAGCATTTTGTGAGGGAATATTCGCTGCTACATTTTCCCTATATGCTTTGTAAAAGCGCTTCTTTTCCCTTGGGATTAGAAATCTGCTTTCTTCTTCGCGAAACTCCCTTATTTTATTAATGGCTTCTGGTATATCCTCAACGCTTCGAGTTAGCATAACAATAGAAGCCATTTCATTACGACTTATATAAGGCTCTAAACCATAATTCCCTAAACCAGATAAGACTTCAAGAACTATTCTCAAAGGGCTAAATATTGGACCAGCAGGAAAGCCTTCTATATCTGAGGGAATCTGGTGTGCTAATAATGCT from Effusibacillus lacus harbors:
- a CDS encoding AlwI family type II restriction endonuclease is translated as MTLKAWYIGNTTVRNPSRLKEGLRVLASSSLHGNLIKKNQPELAKLLDREGIVDLKRSSEDDISDMGRKWKAALTQLGFLTPDPDTISGFRYEPYTITPNGRRLIEADTLPKEQECFLRALLAHQIPSDIEGFPAGPIFSPLRIVLEVLSGLGNYGLEPYISRNEMASIVMLTRSVEDIPEAINKIREFREEESRFLIPREKKRFYKAYRENVAANIPSQNADTIYTYADCNFRYLKLTGLFIERGQALYIIDHKKSIVEQILATPFQPIPENEYPKTLWNGAILPTDNAPNAIVAIQSLVKMLQENGQEVEVPDLFKMEAQDLSQYRLSLEDKWFKLLETRYAERQATEWADILNYLKELTQPRRGGIVPQGEAPAYFEWALWRAFLAINSLVNKPWEARRFKIDADFQPVGLAPGNGPDMVFEFEDFVVVAEVTLTASSRQEAAEGEPVRRHVAQYVDHYSSLGKKVYGLFIANKIDSNTAETFRIGVWYRQDDSRMALQIVPLTLSQFIELFEAGFASGRNHLDCKMIEQIIRDCLVDSNNEAPKWKEKINENVGRMVDRIRRIS